The following coding sequences are from one Desulfosporosinus orientis DSM 765 window:
- a CDS encoding ammonium transporter, with amino-acid sequence MDFVSMLTEENAYMFNSIWVMVAAVFVFLMQPGFALMESGFSRSKNACNIWLKNLCDFLVGALVYYFIGFGLMYGDSWHGIIGINGFFNPLDQNLQIWDGMTLSPHIFLLYQTMFCATTATIISGSVAERFKFNSYLIVSAVMTGIVYPVCGHWIWGGGWLANIGFSDFAGSTAVHSVGAYAAFAGAFMVGPRIGKYKNGKSNAIPGHNIPMGLLGAFILWFGWYGFNPGSELGLDEVTFYTTITTTIAASAGGLAGLFISWIKYKKPDPTLAANGALAGLVGICTGVASVSYMGSLIIGLICGTMVVFSLQFVEKKLRVDDVVGAVSLHGCSGIIGTLLAGFLSRDAGLFYGHGGSFLLSQFIGVIAVGAFCLIVTFILFFVLKKTLGIRVSEGEELAGLDMEEHGMNAYHQ; translated from the coding sequence ATGGATTTTGTTTCGATGTTAACCGAAGAAAACGCTTATATGTTTAACTCGATATGGGTTATGGTAGCTGCGGTATTCGTATTTTTGATGCAGCCTGGATTTGCATTGATGGAGAGTGGTTTTTCAAGGTCTAAAAATGCTTGTAATATCTGGCTGAAAAACTTATGTGATTTTTTGGTAGGTGCTCTTGTCTATTATTTTATCGGATTTGGCCTCATGTATGGAGATTCATGGCATGGAATTATTGGAATCAACGGCTTCTTCAATCCCCTTGATCAGAACCTGCAGATTTGGGACGGTATGACATTATCACCGCATATCTTCCTGCTATACCAGACGATGTTCTGTGCTACAACTGCTACGATAATCTCGGGAAGTGTAGCTGAACGCTTCAAGTTCAACTCTTATTTGATTGTAAGTGCTGTGATGACGGGTATTGTTTATCCGGTTTGTGGACATTGGATCTGGGGCGGCGGTTGGCTTGCGAATATCGGCTTCTCGGATTTCGCTGGATCCACAGCTGTTCACAGCGTCGGCGCGTACGCCGCGTTTGCGGGTGCATTTATGGTCGGACCTAGAATCGGAAAATACAAGAACGGCAAATCAAATGCTATTCCGGGTCATAACATACCAATGGGTCTTCTTGGCGCGTTCATCTTATGGTTTGGCTGGTATGGATTCAACCCGGGTTCAGAGCTTGGGCTCGATGAAGTTACGTTCTATACAACGATTACTACAACTATAGCTGCCAGCGCAGGAGGTCTTGCCGGCTTGTTCATCAGTTGGATAAAATACAAAAAACCAGACCCCACTTTGGCTGCAAACGGCGCATTGGCAGGACTTGTGGGTATCTGTACAGGTGTTGCTTCAGTAAGTTACATGGGTTCCCTGATAATCGGTTTGATTTGCGGTACAATGGTTGTTTTCAGCCTCCAGTTTGTGGAAAAGAAGCTGCGCGTTGACGATGTGGTTGGCGCTGTATCATTACATGGCTGCAGCGGTATTATCGGAACGCTTCTTGCTGGATTCCTCAGCAGAGACGCGGGATTGTTTTACGGCCACGGCGGGAGTTTCCTGCTGTCGCAGTTCATCGGCGTTATTGCCGTTGGGGCTTTCTGCCTAATCGTAACCTTCATTTTGTTTTTTGTTCTCAAAAAGACGTTGGGTATCCGTGTCTCGGAAGGGGAAGAGCTTGCCGGCCTGGATATGGAAGAACACGGCATGAATGCTTATCACCAATAA